The stretch of DNA TCGCGACTGCCGATGAGAGGACAGTGCAACTCTGGGACGTATCCGATCCAATTAACCCTCACCAAGTCGGCAAACCCCTCGCCGGTCACACCGACTCGATATCTTGGCTGACGTTCGGGCCCGACGGCCTTCTCGCCACCGCCAGCTGGGATACCACTGTACGGCTGTGGGACGTCAGTAGTTTGCGTCAGCTTCGGGCGGACGTGGTGGAGACTGCTTGCCAACGTGCCGGCGGCGGCCTAAATGAAAAAGAGTGGGATCGATATCTGTCGAATGTGCCATATCGAAATACCTGCGGCCCAGTCCACGACGGCAGTAAGTAGTCAGCCAACAGTAGTAATCTGACAGCGAAGGCGTTGCCGACCCACGTGGAGCAGGAGATCGACCGCGCTTCGAAGCGCCCGTCGGGCTCGTCGTGATTGACTCGATCACTAACCCATCGCCTATCACGTTAGCGCGGGACGGCTCTAATAAATGTCGCCCAGACTGTAGTAAACCGTCAGCCACTCGATCATGGTTTCTGTCGGTGGATTCTGTCATCTCGGCCGACTGAGGGCGGCGTAGATTAGGATGTCGGAGCCGGGGAAAGGTGAAGCTCCTGGCGCGCAGGTTTCCAGCCAGGAGCAGTCTGTTCGTCCGGAGCTTCAAGTGCTCGACTAGCTGCTGGGGGATCTGTAGGGCTGCTCTCCCGCGATCAGAACGTGAGCGCTTCTAGGACTTCTGCGGCGCCGGTGGCAGCTACCTTGCGGCCGAAGTAGCGGTCCTGTGTGATGGTGGGCGTCGAATGGCCGAGCTGATCGGCTGCCGCACGGGCAGTGAGGCCGCTGATGTCCATGGCTGTAGCGACGGACTTCCGTCCGACGACGTGAGACGTCGCTGACTCCATGCCGGCTTTGCGGAAGGCGTCCCGCAGGTCCGCCTGAGTGTTCGATGGGTCTCATAGTCCGCCGAGCGGTGCCGGGAAGACAGGCGTCTCGGCGGACTGATCGTCATGGCGGCGTCGCAGGGTGGCGAGCATCCAGGCCGGCAGGACGAGCCGCCGGTATCCGCTCTTCGTCTTGGGCTTCGGCTTGTTGATGAGGCCCTGTCCAGTGATGCGGACGACCGTTGAGCAGATCTCGATCCATCCTTCGTCGAGGTTGACCGCGCCCCAGGTGAGGCCGGCGGCCTCACCGATCCGGACGCCGGTGCTCATCAGGAAGTTCACGAAGTCAGGGATGTCTCTGCGGATCGCCACGTCGTCGTAGGTGAGGAAGCAGCGGAGCTGCCGAAGCTGGGCGATGGTGAGCGCGTGCGGCGCACGCTTCGGTGTCGCGCTTGCGATGGGGCCTGCGTCCCTGACGACGTTGCGCTCGATGGCGTCGTGGCGGGCGGCCATGCCGATCATGCCGGAGGACGCTGTTGCGTTACGGGGAAGCTGGGCGTGCCAGCGGCCCGGGCGTCTGCAGGTCAGACGGCTGCGGCGAGTTCGGTGAACGCGGCGGCCAGCCTGAGCTGCGGGTTGCTGTCGATTCCGAGTTCGTAGTGGCCGCGGCGAATGTTCTGAACCAAGGCGTGTCCGGCGCTGACGGTCTGGAACGAACGCATCCGTTTCAGTCCGCGCATCGGCCGGAGCCGTGCTTCGAACCGGCCGTGGTCGGCTTCAATCCGGTTGTTCTCCCGGGCGCCGTCGACATGGCAGGCCTCGGGAAGCAGCTCGTCGAGGATCTTCGGGTAGACCGGCGCCTTATCGGTGGTGACCTCGACCGGCCGGCGCCCCTGCGCCAACGCTCGAACGAAAAAGCGCCGGGCAGCGGCCTGGTCGCGGCGGGTACTGGCGAGGACGTCGATGACCTGGCCATGCTGGTCAACCGCCCGGTACAGATACGTCCACCGACCCGCGACCTTCACGTAGGTCTCATCGACGAACCACCTGTCACCGGGCCGATGCCGACACGGACGGGCCGCCTCAATCAGCGAGGGCGTGAGGCGCTGCACCCACCGATACACCGTGACGTGATCAACCTGGAGGCCGCGTTCGGCGAGCAGCTCCTCGACATCCCGGTAGGACAGGGCGTATCGCAGGCACCAGCGGACAGCGAGGATGATCACCTCAGGTGGGAACCGAAACCCCGCGAACTCCGATGTCGGGACCGATGGACAGGCACGACGTCGACGCATCACCCGATCATGACCGATCGACGGCCACGGGACAGCGGACTCCGCCGATGCAACAGAGCCCTGTCGAGCACCTTCTTGGATCGTCCGGCGTCATCGGTAC from Parafrankia irregularis encodes:
- a CDS encoding IS6 family transposase, which produces MRRRRACPSVPTSEFAGFRFPPEVIILAVRWCLRYALSYRDVEELLAERGLQVDHVTVYRWVQRLTPSLIEAARPCRHRPGDRWFVDETYVKVAGRWTYLYRAVDQHGQVIDVLASTRRDQAAARRFFVRALAQGRRPVEVTTDKAPVYPKILDELLPEACHVDGARENNRIEADHGRFEARLRPMRGLKRMRSFQTVSAGHALVQNIRRGHYELGIDSNPQLRLAAAFTELAAAV